One genomic region from Chloroherpetonaceae bacterium encodes:
- a CDS encoding FG-GAP-like repeat-containing protein: MKSLILFFSLVVLLKDSLAQEWRGFALSSRYRYNTQHIAFADMNNDGKIDLIRSGSQSVTVLLGNGSGQFSHLASWNVGKRHQQLATADLDADGNTDLLVSDYDQNCFYIFYGLGDGLTTAGYKYTLGGHARHLAVADFNDDGILDILAVHLGSNQPIHVYQFFGNGTRNFPTPVVIATEEPASRELKLADFNKDGKIDVFFSLSSIAAGFILYCKSDGTLSSPVYMAPFHENEISMGATIADFNKDGILDWAYARFGDFALRIGTPEGKFHLVDSIPNTSPFDIEAADIDLDGVYDLFYAHNDSLSYSLHNGSTPFTKFIALHQSPRIPKFVSVDINKDRFMDIVSFDTDSIFVYLNLGNSLQSPEEPQKPIAFELEQNFPNPFNPSTTIRYKIEGSTFLTLEVFDMLGKKVATLANEFKPAGSYEVQFQARGLASGLYFYRLKAGSFQESKKMLLLK; encoded by the coding sequence ATGAAATCACTCATTTTATTCTTTTCACTCGTTGTTTTACTTAAGGATTCACTCGCACAAGAGTGGCGTGGCTTCGCTTTGAGCTCTCGGTACCGTTATAACACTCAGCATATTGCTTTTGCTGATATGAATAATGATGGAAAGATTGACTTGATTCGGAGCGGGTCGCAATCCGTTACGGTACTATTAGGTAATGGTTCGGGGCAGTTTTCGCATTTGGCAAGTTGGAATGTAGGGAAACGGCACCAGCAATTGGCCACGGCGGATTTGGATGCAGATGGCAATACCGATTTACTTGTCTCTGATTATGATCAAAATTGCTTTTATATTTTTTATGGTCTTGGAGATGGCTTAACCACTGCGGGTTATAAGTACACCCTTGGCGGACATGCGCGTCACTTAGCAGTTGCGGATTTTAATGACGATGGTATTCTCGATATTCTGGCTGTTCACCTTGGCTCAAATCAACCCATTCATGTCTATCAATTTTTCGGAAACGGAACACGCAATTTCCCGACGCCTGTAGTTATTGCCACTGAAGAGCCGGCATCGCGAGAGTTAAAACTTGCCGATTTTAATAAGGATGGAAAAATTGATGTTTTCTTTTCTCTATCGAGTATTGCCGCAGGATTTATTCTTTACTGCAAAAGCGATGGCACTCTCTCAAGCCCTGTGTATATGGCACCATTTCATGAAAATGAAATAAGTATGGGTGCCACAATCGCCGATTTTAATAAAGATGGAATTCTCGATTGGGCTTATGCCCGATTCGGCGACTTTGCGCTTCGCATAGGGACGCCTGAAGGAAAGTTTCATCTTGTCGATTCTATTCCCAATACTTCACCCTTTGATATTGAAGCGGCCGATATTGATCTTGATGGAGTTTACGATTTATTCTATGCGCATAACGATTCACTAAGCTACTCCTTGCATAACGGCTCAACACCGTTCACAAAGTTTATTGCGCTTCATCAAAGCCCTCGGATTCCAAAATTCGTTTCTGTTGACATTAACAAAGATCGCTTTATGGATATCGTTTCATTCGACACTGATTCGATATTTGTTTATTTGAATCTTGGAAATTCACTTCAAAGCCCGGAAGAGCCCCAAAAGCCAATAGCTTTTGAACTTGAACAAAATTTTCCAAATCCGTTTAACCCTTCAACCACAATTCGTTACAAGATTGAAGGCTCGACTTTCTTAACACTCGAGGTATTTGACATGTTAGGAAAGAAAGTGGCTACACTTGCCAATGAATTCAAGCCTGCTGGAAGCTATGAGGTTCAGTTTCAAGCGCGTGGGCTTGCAAGTGGGTTATATTTTTATCGGTTGAAAGCCGGTTCTTTTCAGGAATCAAAAAAAATGCTTTTGCTCAAATAG
- the bchH gene encoding magnesium chelatase subunit H, with protein sequence MNKKPSIAVVLSMEQYSHRIWQDVAKKLEDVCTLRWCHDFELLDSPEKARDIISTADALFASMIVFKDHADALKSFIDTEKTKSIIVVDSMPEAAALTKLGKFTQSGKGMPEGMKKIVRLLVKGRDEDSLYGYIKLQKIVRLALPFLPEKARDFKNWMSIYNYWTQPIGENIESMFRLLLKEYHQVPTEPKPAVVIPTMGVYHPKSSSYFKDAAHFIQWYKKEQKKQGKSIDGKKRIGIILMRKHLLQDNLYINQLIEAFESADMVPIPCFVMGVEAHVVVREWLQHEKIDVLINTIGFGLVGGPAGSTKPDASRHFAEEILSNLNVPYIVSQPLFVQQVGDWTRNGVGSMHSAVTFAIPELDGAIAPIVFGGLAKGRLITIPDRLKRLTGLVSKLADLRRKANHEKKLAFVVYDYPPGLGKKATAALLNVPRSLLSILNHLKEEGYDVGEIPATAEELFEMIDRTTSYETALSSRTAQGFTQKEYWQSVSTKEQQRITKRWGEFPGDIAPLRDGSVFIGGLRFGNIFIGVQPKLGVSGDPMRLLFDKANTPHHQYISFYRWISRSFKADALIHVGMHGSVEWLPGLQLGVNNRSWSDALLGEVPHFYLYPINNPSEANLAKRRGYATMISHIIPPLQRAGLYQELHTIKELISDFREGRATTLEMEELVLPKAEAMNLYDDCPRLSQEPIGDYILRLSTYLTELESRLISASLHTFGESIPVESQKITILEWLKATDDAKGIFSFILSSYTQPHSFSSYPALCQSARQGQQVADELRTAIERVCEHWVDDILATPNPSIHHAETVLKSLMRQSTLPVNARGIVEGTLTSVLKMRSLLGDQSHELKALIRGLRGEYLPSGAGGDIIRDGFGVLPTGRNIHAMDPWRIPSEVAFRRGTKIADELIAKHLAETGSYPESIATVFWGLDTIKTRGEAIAIAVRLMGAEPAYDGQGKISHFALTPLATLGRPRIDVVMQLSPVFRDTFSVVMDHLDKLVRLAAKAEEPLEMNFIRKHSEAAMQSGATFESATARLFTQSQGQYGTYVDDMIEDSAWQSEEDLDHTFIRRNAFTYGGKRGGKAESQILDGLMKTVTRVVHQVDSVEFGISDIDHYFSTSGSLQLAAKRRGNSSTKLNYVESFTAETKIMDVKEALRVEYRTKFLNPKWFEGMIKQGRSGATEISNRMTYMLGWDAVTESVDDWVYTKTAETYALNPEIREKLEALNPEAMKNIVGRLLEASGRGMWKADEDLLDKLRDIYADLEDRLEGIKV encoded by the coding sequence ATGAACAAAAAGCCGAGTATCGCCGTCGTTCTCTCGATGGAGCAATACAGCCACCGTATTTGGCAAGATGTGGCAAAAAAGTTGGAAGATGTTTGTACCCTCAGGTGGTGTCACGATTTTGAACTGCTCGATTCTCCCGAAAAAGCCCGCGACATCATCTCAACCGCCGATGCTTTATTTGCGAGCATGATTGTGTTTAAGGATCATGCCGATGCACTCAAGTCTTTCATTGACACCGAGAAAACAAAATCGATTATTGTTGTTGATTCTATGCCCGAAGCGGCAGCTCTGACAAAGCTTGGGAAGTTTACCCAAAGCGGAAAAGGTATGCCCGAAGGCATGAAGAAGATTGTTCGCTTGCTTGTAAAGGGGCGCGATGAAGATTCACTTTATGGGTATATCAAACTTCAAAAAATTGTTCGACTTGCCTTGCCGTTCCTCCCCGAAAAAGCACGCGATTTCAAAAACTGGATGAGCATATATAATTATTGGACTCAGCCTATTGGTGAAAATATCGAAAGTATGTTTCGCCTGCTTTTGAAAGAGTATCATCAAGTTCCTACAGAGCCAAAGCCTGCTGTTGTGATTCCAACGATGGGCGTTTATCACCCGAAGTCATCATCCTATTTCAAAGATGCAGCCCACTTTATTCAATGGTATAAAAAAGAACAAAAGAAACAGGGTAAATCGATTGACGGCAAAAAGCGCATCGGGATTATTCTCATGCGTAAACATCTTTTGCAGGATAATCTTTACATCAACCAACTCATTGAAGCATTTGAATCGGCAGATATGGTTCCGATTCCTTGTTTTGTAATGGGTGTTGAGGCACATGTGGTGGTTCGAGAGTGGCTTCAGCACGAAAAAATTGATGTGTTGATTAACACGATTGGCTTTGGACTTGTGGGCGGCCCGGCAGGTTCTACCAAGCCCGATGCTTCAAGACATTTTGCAGAGGAAATTCTTTCGAACCTGAATGTGCCATATATCGTCTCGCAACCTTTATTTGTTCAACAAGTTGGCGATTGGACTCGCAACGGTGTTGGCTCGATGCACAGCGCCGTTACATTTGCCATTCCTGAATTGGATGGTGCGATTGCACCAATTGTTTTCGGAGGCTTAGCAAAGGGGCGTTTAATTACTATTCCCGATAGGCTTAAGCGACTTACGGGGCTGGTTTCAAAATTGGCTGACTTGCGCCGAAAGGCCAACCACGAAAAGAAACTTGCGTTTGTGGTGTATGACTACCCACCCGGTTTAGGAAAAAAAGCCACGGCAGCCTTGCTCAATGTTCCGCGTTCGCTACTTTCTATTCTAAATCACCTTAAAGAAGAGGGTTACGATGTTGGTGAAATCCCCGCGACTGCCGAAGAGCTTTTTGAAATGATTGACCGCACCACCTCTTATGAAACCGCGCTAAGTTCTCGAACCGCTCAAGGGTTCACCCAAAAAGAGTATTGGCAAAGTGTTTCTACGAAAGAACAGCAACGAATTACCAAACGGTGGGGCGAATTCCCGGGCGACATCGCGCCACTGCGCGATGGCTCGGTGTTTATCGGCGGCTTGCGTTTTGGAAATATTTTTATTGGGGTTCAACCGAAGCTTGGCGTATCCGGAGACCCGATGCGACTTCTTTTTGATAAAGCCAATACCCCGCATCATCAGTATATCTCGTTTTATCGGTGGATAAGCCGAAGCTTTAAGGCCGATGCCTTAATTCATGTGGGAATGCACGGCTCGGTAGAGTGGCTTCCGGGGTTGCAATTGGGCGTGAATAATCGCTCTTGGTCAGACGCATTGCTGGGCGAAGTTCCTCATTTTTATCTCTACCCAATCAATAACCCAAGCGAAGCCAATCTGGCCAAGCGCCGCGGTTATGCCACAATGATTTCGCACATCATTCCACCGCTTCAACGCGCAGGCCTTTATCAAGAATTGCATACCATTAAAGAATTGATTTCCGATTTTCGAGAAGGTCGTGCAACCACACTTGAAATGGAGGAACTTGTGCTCCCAAAGGCTGAAGCGATGAATCTTTATGACGATTGCCCAAGACTATCGCAAGAGCCGATTGGGGATTATATCCTTCGCCTTTCGACATATCTCACCGAACTTGAATCACGATTAATCTCTGCCTCGCTTCATACTTTCGGAGAATCGATTCCTGTTGAAAGTCAAAAGATTACCATTTTAGAATGGCTCAAGGCAACGGACGATGCCAAGGGTATTTTTTCGTTTATCCTTTCTTCATATACCCAACCGCATTCTTTTTCCTCCTATCCTGCGTTATGCCAAAGCGCGAGACAAGGTCAGCAGGTAGCGGACGAATTACGCACCGCCATTGAGCGCGTTTGTGAGCATTGGGTTGATGATATTCTTGCTACACCGAATCCCTCAATTCATCATGCTGAAACAGTTTTGAAATCCCTCATGCGGCAGTCAACTTTACCAGTAAACGCTCGAGGCATTGTTGAAGGAACACTTACATCCGTTTTGAAAATGCGATCCTTACTCGGCGATCAATCGCATGAACTAAAAGCCTTGATTCGTGGGCTTCGGGGTGAATACTTGCCTTCCGGCGCAGGCGGCGATATTATTCGAGACGGCTTTGGCGTTTTACCAACGGGCAGAAATATTCATGCAATGGACCCGTGGCGAATTCCTTCTGAGGTGGCGTTTCGGCGAGGAACAAAAATTGCTGATGAACTCATTGCCAAGCATTTGGCTGAAACAGGCTCCTACCCTGAAAGCATTGCCACCGTTTTTTGGGGTTTAGACACCATCAAAACCCGCGGAGAGGCTATCGCAATTGCGGTTCGCTTGATGGGCGCTGAGCCGGCTTATGATGGTCAAGGAAAAATCAGCCACTTTGCGCTTACCCCTCTTGCTACACTTGGACGTCCGAGAATTGATGTGGTGATGCAGCTCTCACCGGTGTTTCGCGATACTTTTTCAGTTGTGATGGATCATCTCGATAAATTGGTTCGGCTGGCTGCAAAAGCTGAAGAACCTTTGGAGATGAATTTTATTCGCAAGCATTCTGAGGCGGCGATGCAAAGCGGTGCGACGTTTGAGAGCGCTACAGCGCGGCTCTTTACGCAGTCTCAAGGCCAATACGGCACCTATGTTGATGATATGATTGAAGACTCGGCGTGGCAATCGGAAGAAGATTTAGATCATACATTCATTCGCCGCAATGCCTTTACATACGGGGGGAAGCGAGGAGGAAAGGCCGAATCGCAAATCTTGGATGGGCTTATGAAAACTGTCACGCGAGTGGTTCATCAAGTGGATTCAGTTGAATTCGGAATCTCTGATATTGACCATTACTTTTCAACGTCAGGCTCGCTTCAATTGGCCGCAAAACGACGCGGAAATTCATCCACAAAATTGAATTATGTTGAATCCTTCACTGCCGAAACGAAGATTATGGATGTGAAAGAGGCGTTGCGGGTTGAATATCGAACGAAGTTTTTGAATCCGAAGTGGTTTGAGGGAATGATCAAGCAAGGGCGAAGCGGTGCCACGGAAATTTCCAATCGAATGACTTATATGCTTGGATGGGATGCTGTTACCGAAAGCGTTGATGATTGGGTTTACACCAAAACAGCCGAAACCTACGCTCTGAATCCGGAGATTCGCGAAAAGCTTGAGGCGTTGAACCCCGAAGCGATGAAGAATATTGTGGGCAGGCTTTTGGAAGCTTCAGGACGTGGTATGTGGAAAGCCGATGAAGATTTGCTTGATAAGCTTCGCGATATTTATGCCGATCTTGAAGACAGGTTAGAAGGAATTAAAGTATGA
- a CDS encoding PAS domain S-box protein — protein sequence MTKKFEFPTEDRFRAAIYENMGMAICVTDEHGKFVEVNDAYTKLYGYTREELLGNHFTMVVPEHYRTQAAQIHDAFMAGAPEMPAEWVVVRKDGALRNIYVVPTMMVREGIRCKVTAIADITEYKQVQSTVKAHGETVTA from the coding sequence ATGACAAAGAAATTTGAATTTCCTACGGAAGACCGTTTTCGTGCCGCAATTTATGAAAATATGGGTATGGCCATTTGCGTGACAGATGAGCACGGAAAGTTTGTCGAAGTCAATGACGCTTACACCAAGCTTTACGGATATACACGCGAAGAGCTACTTGGCAATCATTTTACTATGGTTGTTCCGGAACACTATCGCACACAAGCCGCACAAATTCATGATGCCTTTATGGCTGGTGCACCGGAAATGCCGGCTGAGTGGGTTGTCGTTCGCAAGGATGGCGCTTTACGCAACATTTATGTGGTTCCTACAATGATGGTGCGCGAAGGTATTCGATGCAAGGTTACGGCGATTGCCGATATTACGGAATACAAGCAAGTTCAATCTACCGTTAAAGCCCACGGCGAAACCGTAACTGCGTAA
- a CDS encoding enoyl-ACP reductase → MSETKSYGLLKGKKGIVFGPLDESSIGWSIALAAHREGAELAISNIAIAARVGRVMELCKLVNAPFFTADATNMEELEKCFDEVKEKMGGVDFIVHSVGMSQNIRKERPYEDLNYEWFMKTLDVSALSFHKVITAALKKDAIRDGGSILSLSYIAAQRNYWTYTDMADAKALLESIVRGYGPRLSRRNIRINTVSQSPTITRAGSGIDDFDKMYEYANLTSPLGNATAEECADYCVTLLSDLTRKVTMQNLFHDGGYNNMGSTLPILRLLHEGIQDEEAVKKAGFDEFLPPHLRGQKLTMNKS, encoded by the coding sequence GGAATTGTATTTGGGCCATTGGATGAATCTTCAATCGGGTGGTCAATTGCACTTGCCGCTCATCGCGAAGGAGCCGAGTTGGCTATTTCCAACATCGCCATTGCAGCACGCGTTGGCCGCGTAATGGAATTGTGCAAATTGGTCAATGCGCCTTTCTTTACCGCCGACGCTACCAATATGGAAGAACTTGAAAAATGCTTTGACGAGGTGAAGGAAAAAATGGGTGGCGTTGATTTTATCGTTCACTCCGTTGGGATGTCGCAAAATATTCGCAAAGAGCGCCCTTATGAAGATTTGAATTATGAATGGTTTATGAAAACGCTCGATGTTTCTGCCCTTTCGTTTCATAAAGTGATTACCGCGGCATTGAAGAAAGATGCTATTCGCGACGGTGGTAGTATTCTTTCGCTTTCTTACATCGCCGCGCAACGCAATTACTGGACTTATACCGATATGGCCGATGCCAAGGCACTGTTGGAATCGATAGTTCGTGGATACGGCCCTCGCCTTTCACGCAGAAATATTCGTATCAATACCGTTTCACAAAGCCCAACCATTACTCGTGCGGGAAGCGGAATTGACGATTTTGATAAAATGTATGAATATGCCAACCTCACCTCACCTTTAGGAAATGCAACCGCAGAAGAATGCGCCGACTACTGTGTTACTTTGCTTTCGGATTTAACCCGAAAGGTCACGATGCAAAATCTTTTCCACGATGGTGGCTATAACAATATGGGTTCAACACTCCCGATTTTGCGGCTTTTGCATGAAGGTATTCAAGATGAAGAAGCCGTGAAAAAGGCAGGCTTTGATGAATTTCTACCGCCGCATCTTCGTGGCCAAAAACTGACGATGAATAAATCGTAA
- a CDS encoding cytochrome c peroxidase: MKNTTCFSRLTLTATAALILIAACSTPSQKEEPMSFADKKIKPIYQQELDSLVTSLKHLDSLIFNASLNSSPTQSNIQDGFARARKHYKRMEFLTEYYAPATSEEMNGPALETVGEEFKIEPPTGFQVLEEKLFPSFDLKDKEEVREHVGFLIKACKRLDNLVLKKPLTDDRVFDAMRLEIARIITLGITGFDSPIAQHSLREAAYSLEGIKATLNEYGNPEHHASALRVMDKVAAAISMLHTEIGFDDFNRLEFILSHANPISEEILLLQENLKIPILTAYRPFDPKAKTIFSENALSSLPFAPEYTASLNPLQVELGYMLFHDTRLSRENERSCGSCHNPDKAFTDGLARAKPLQGNTTLLRNTPTVINSGFQSSSSYDQRTLYLEDRVKYVVHSQAEMNSSLEEVARKLNQVPQYQLLFRAAFDSSQTITPEMISKSIAMYMRSLNSFQSRFDQYVRGNRLAMDSTEQKGFNLFAGKAKCATCHFIPLFNGTVPPTFTETEAEVIGVPEKALWVKAHIDPDEGKMATNGIDLNRYMFKTPTLRNIALTAPYMHNGVYKTLDEVVRFYNVGGGYGIGIDLPNQTLPTDSLKLSASESKAIVAFMRTLTDTTAMRSRPHSIPSIR; the protein is encoded by the coding sequence ATGAAAAATACGACTTGTTTCTCACGGCTTACTCTTACCGCAACGGCTGCACTCATTTTAATTGCCGCTTGTTCAACGCCCTCTCAAAAGGAAGAGCCAATGTCCTTTGCCGATAAAAAAATCAAACCGATTTATCAGCAAGAATTGGATTCTTTGGTTACTTCACTAAAACACTTGGATTCACTAATTTTTAACGCATCACTCAACTCCTCCCCAACGCAATCAAACATTCAAGACGGATTCGCTCGAGCGCGGAAGCATTATAAGAGAATGGAGTTTCTGACGGAGTATTATGCACCTGCCACCTCAGAAGAAATGAATGGCCCTGCCCTTGAAACCGTTGGAGAAGAATTTAAGATTGAACCACCAACAGGATTTCAAGTTTTGGAGGAAAAACTATTTCCCTCTTTCGATCTCAAGGATAAAGAAGAAGTGCGAGAGCATGTTGGGTTTTTGATTAAAGCATGCAAACGATTGGATAATCTCGTTCTGAAAAAGCCTTTAACCGACGACCGGGTGTTTGATGCAATGCGTCTTGAAATTGCACGCATCATCACTTTAGGCATTACCGGATTTGATTCGCCGATTGCTCAACACTCATTAAGAGAAGCGGCATACTCACTTGAAGGAATTAAAGCTACTCTCAATGAGTACGGAAACCCCGAGCATCACGCATCGGCACTGCGTGTTATGGATAAAGTTGCAGCGGCAATTTCAATGTTACACACCGAAATCGGATTCGACGATTTCAATCGATTGGAATTTATCCTTTCTCATGCCAATCCTATTTCAGAAGAAATCCTATTGCTTCAAGAAAATTTGAAGATTCCTATTCTCACTGCTTACAGGCCTTTTGACCCAAAGGCGAAAACAATTTTTTCAGAGAACGCGCTTTCATCACTGCCCTTTGCGCCTGAATACACGGCATCGCTCAATCCGTTACAGGTTGAATTGGGCTACATGCTTTTTCACGATACTCGCCTTTCTCGTGAGAATGAACGAAGCTGCGGCTCATGCCACAACCCTGACAAAGCATTTACCGATGGGCTTGCACGCGCGAAGCCGCTTCAAGGAAACACGACCCTTTTACGCAACACACCCACGGTGATTAACTCGGGGTTTCAATCAAGTTCATCGTACGATCAACGCACGCTTTATCTTGAAGACCGCGTAAAGTATGTGGTTCACAGCCAAGCGGAAATGAACAGTTCATTGGAGGAAGTCGCGCGCAAACTCAATCAAGTTCCTCAGTATCAATTGCTTTTCCGCGCTGCATTTGATTCTTCTCAAACCATTACCCCTGAAATGATTTCGAAATCGATTGCGATGTATATGCGATCGCTGAATTCATTTCAATCTCGATTTGATCAGTATGTGCGAGGAAACCGATTGGCTATGGATTCTACCGAACAAAAAGGATTCAATCTTTTTGCCGGTAAAGCAAAGTGCGCGACCTGTCACTTCATTCCTTTATTTAACGGAACCGTTCCGCCAACCTTTACAGAAACCGAAGCTGAGGTTATCGGCGTGCCGGAAAAAGCCCTTTGGGTGAAAGCTCATATCGATCCCGATGAAGGTAAAATGGCCACAAACGGCATTGACCTTAACCGTTATATGTTCAAAACCCCTACTCTTCGTAACATTGCACTAACAGCACCTTACATGCATAATGGGGTGTATAAAACATTGGATGAAGTAGTAAGGTTTTATAATGTTGGAGGAGGTTATGGCATAGGAATTGATTTGCCGAATCAAACCCTTCCAACAGATTCCTTGAAACTCTCCGCTTCGGAATCAAAGGCAATTGTTGCATTTATGAGAACTTTAACTGATACCACAGCAATGCGTTCAAGGCCTCATTCAATCCCAAGTATTCGGTAA
- a CDS encoding glucose 1-dehydrogenase produces the protein MKLHNHIAIVTGGASGIGKSCAELFAANGATVVIADINESEGHEVANHLKGLFIKTDVTKPAEVEALIQATVNKYGKLDILMNNAGMDGEQKPIADCTLENWRAVVDLNLNAVFYGMKYGLAVMAAQKSGVILNTASIAGLVAFPNIAAYGAAKAGIIHLTKTAAIEYAKSNIRVNALCPSVVKTPLVEHFIASTPDPAATKTWFENFNPLPGMVTTHSVADAALFLVSDDSKFITGTALTIDGGFTAQ, from the coding sequence ATGAAACTTCACAATCATATTGCGATTGTTACCGGAGGTGCTTCCGGAATTGGGAAATCGTGTGCGGAATTATTTGCTGCAAATGGGGCAACGGTTGTTATTGCCGATATCAATGAATCGGAAGGGCATGAGGTTGCTAATCACTTAAAAGGCTTATTCATAAAGACTGATGTGACAAAGCCCGCCGAAGTCGAGGCCCTAATTCAAGCCACAGTGAATAAGTATGGTAAACTTGATATTCTGATGAACAATGCCGGTATGGATGGCGAGCAAAAACCGATTGCCGATTGCACGCTTGAGAATTGGCGCGCTGTTGTGGATTTGAATTTGAATGCTGTTTTTTATGGAATGAAGTACGGCTTAGCTGTAATGGCCGCACAAAAATCAGGCGTTATTCTAAACACCGCTTCGATTGCCGGATTAGTGGCCTTCCCAAATATTGCGGCTTATGGGGCGGCTAAAGCGGGAATTATTCATCTGACAAAAACGGCAGCCATTGAATATGCCAAGTCGAACATTCGTGTCAATGCACTATGCCCAAGTGTGGTTAAAACACCACTCGTTGAGCATTTTATTGCCAGCACGCCCGACCCCGCCGCGACAAAAACTTGGTTTGAAAATTTTAATCCTTTGCCCGGAATGGTTACAACCCACAGCGTTGCGGATGCGGCACTTTTCTTGGTAAGTGATGATTCGAAATTTATCACGGGCACTGCACTCACGATTGATGGTGGTTTTACAGCTCAATAA
- a CDS encoding T9SS type A sorting domain-containing protein produces MKHTLKPLFLSIFLLISTSLSAQWTSIQGTSDFGIFTFQWHRDTLLAGGYEQIYKSLDSGKTWSLYGFVSSEDDISSITDNATHTFAGTFSKGVYYSTNGGKDWIDYSQGLEGLGAKSISSLVILGDSIYAATQGEGVFVSNLKALSGWSNYREGMFSAVTYVVNAMTAVNDTLVLGAGANGAIQYRKRGAAQWEYVDLQQNAVGLTANDFAIHKGALFVGSGVVPAAFRSFNSGKTWENCASGLQGGIFPKIVSNGSVLFYAGNSASGVVRISASTNDGDSWQLLDTESPTTLAAMIPIGNRLLVSRTQGLYWFDATLLSAPKPLPVKPVQDFVLHQNFPNPFNPSTTISFQLLRPSSITLEVFDAIGRKVETLAQGFRSAGLYQETFQGKALSSGMYLYLLKTGSSSQTQRMLLIK; encoded by the coding sequence ATGAAACACACTCTGAAACCACTCTTTCTTTCGATTTTTCTCCTTATTTCAACTTCTCTTTCGGCACAGTGGACTTCAATTCAGGGGACATCTGATTTTGGTATTTTTACCTTTCAATGGCACCGCGATACCTTGCTTGCCGGTGGTTACGAACAGATTTACAAAAGTCTTGATTCCGGTAAAACGTGGTCTCTCTACGGCTTTGTGTCTTCTGAAGATGACATTAGTTCCATAACTGACAACGCGACTCACACCTTTGCCGGCACCTTTTCCAAGGGCGTGTATTATTCCACCAATGGTGGCAAAGATTGGATAGACTATTCACAAGGTCTTGAAGGATTGGGAGCAAAATCAATCTCCAGCCTTGTGATTCTGGGCGATTCCATTTATGCTGCCACACAGGGCGAAGGTGTATTTGTCAGTAATCTTAAAGCTCTTTCGGGGTGGAGCAATTACCGCGAAGGCATGTTTTCGGCGGTGACTTATGTGGTGAATGCAATGACCGCTGTAAACGACACTTTAGTTTTAGGAGCCGGAGCGAATGGCGCGATTCAATATCGCAAACGTGGCGCAGCTCAGTGGGAATATGTTGATTTGCAACAGAATGCCGTTGGTCTAACAGCCAATGATTTTGCCATTCATAAAGGTGCGTTATTTGTAGGCAGTGGGGTTGTTCCTGCCGCTTTTCGCAGTTTTAACTCGGGTAAGACTTGGGAAAACTGTGCATCGGGTCTTCAAGGCGGAATTTTTCCAAAAATTGTCTCAAACGGCTCTGTTCTTTTTTATGCGGGTAACTCAGCGTCGGGTGTTGTTCGAATTTCAGCAAGCACGAATGACGGCGACTCTTGGCAACTGCTTGATACCGAATCGCCGACGACACTCGCCGCAATGATTCCCATCGGAAATCGTCTTTTGGTTTCGCGCACACAAGGCTTGTATTGGTTTGATGCAACGCTTTTATCAGCACCAAAACCTCTTCCGGTGAAGCCCGTTCAAGATTTTGTGCTTCATCAGAATTTTCCGAATCCTTTTAATCCTTCCACAACCATATCGTTCCAATTATTGCGACCTTCTTCCATCACCCTTGAGGTATTTGATGCCATTGGTCGAAAGGTTGAAACCTTAGCACAAGGTTTTCGCTCGGCGGGGCTTTATCAAGAAACATTTCAAGGGAAAGCTCTTTCAAGCGGTATGTATTTATATCTTCTTAAAACAGGCTCGTCTTCTCAAACCCAACGAATGTTGCTCATCAAATGA